The Apibacter raozihei DNA segment ATGGCATTATTATATTCCGCAGGAAAAGCCCCGGTTAGAAAGTCCGAATTTCCCAGAATAAAACTACTTATAGAAAAAAAAGTACCACCACCTACAGTAGAAAGGTCTGCAAAATGGTTAGGATTAGGAATTTCTATTCCTTCCAGTCTCCATTGCAATAAATGAGGAGCATTTCCATGTATGGATATACCATTACTTGAAACTCCGCCTGCTACCCCTGCGAAAGCACTGGCAAGTCGAGCAGGGTCATCAAAGCCTCCGGCATAACGATTAGCTTCCTCTGTACTGAACATTCTTCCTCCAGCCAAAGCCATTTTATTTAGTATTTTATCCTTTTTTATCTCTGCATTTATAACTATTTCCTCTATTTCCTTTTCTACAAAGTTCTCCCTTAACAAAATTTCCAAATACGTTTCTTTAGATGAGGTAACCTGTATTTCTGCAATCGTAGCTGGTTCATACTTATTATGAAATACTCTCAAAGTATAACGCCCAACTGGTATATTGAAAAAATGAAATTCTCCCGATTCGTTACTTAATACATTTCTTTCAGGATAGGTATCAATAATAATTTTAGCATTAGGTATAGTTGTCTCCAAAGTTTCATCCATAATAATTCCTCTTAACGTTTGTTTAGGGAGGTTTTCTTGGGCTGACAAGTAAATTGAGAAAAATAGGAATAAAAGAGTGAGAAGTGATTTCATACTAGTGGGTGATTTTGTTTTGAATACAAATTTAATTGAGGCAGATACTGTTTTTAAGCCAAAGTATTTTATTGAATTTTTATTTGTTCCTTATGATTAGATAAGAGAAATTACTTTTACCTCAGCTTTTAAAATTAATTTTTATCCTTTCTTCTTTTAATAAAGCTCATTAGTTGATAAACTTTATCAAATGCATTACCGACTCCTTTTGAATTTGAAATTTTTTCATCCAGTATATTCTCAAAAGAATCTAGTACTTTTTCACAATCTTCTACTTTAATTCCCGTGTCTTTAGAAATTTTAATTAATACTTCAGCTCTGTTCATATTGTATTTATTTTTGATTTGTATTTCAAAAATATAAAGGACTTAAAAGCAAATATTCATTAGTATATATACATGGGAATAAAGTATACAAGTGAAGTGATTAGGTATACTTTTTAATTATAATTAGTAAAGGTAAGCTGTATAATATGAATGACTACAGGTCAAAGATTCGATAATCCGAGCTGATTTGCTTTACAATTTTCTCAATTCTTTCTTTATGCGTATCTGAAAGGAAAATTTGACCAAACTCTTCCTTGTGAACGAGCTTTACCAGCTGAGAAACTCTATGCTCATCTAGCTTGTCAAAGATATCGTCCATTAAGAGAACCGGGTTTTTACTGGATTTTTCTTTTATATGTTGAAGCTGTGCAAGCTTTAAAGATATTAAAAATGATTTTTGCTGGCCCTGAGAACCATATTTTTTTATAGGATAATCAAATAATGTGAATAGAAGATCATCCTTATGAATTCCTTGAGTTGTATAGCTGGCAGCACGGTCTCGTCCCAACGAATCTTTTAAAATCTGCTCAAACGGTTTGTCATCTAAATCGGATATATAACGAATAGCTACATTCTCTTTTAGTCCGGATAATATTGAGTAAAATTCAATGAATTTAGGAACATAGGTGATAATAAACTCTTTTCTCAGTTTATGAATTATGGTTCCGTTTTTTATAAGTTCAGAATCATAAATTTCAAGGCTGAACTCATCATAAAAATTATTGGTTATGAATAATTTAAGTAATGCATTCCTTTGAGCCAAAGCTTTTTGGTATCGTATAAGTACATGCATATATTCCGGATTGATCTGGCAGATCATTCCGTCCATAAATTTTCTTCTGTACTCACTTCCCTCAGTTATAAGATTTTGATCATACGGAGAAATCATAACACAAGGGTATTTTCCTATATGATCAGATAATTTTTCGTAAGCTTTATTATTTTTCTTTATTATTTTTTTTTGACCCGACTGAACTTGTAATTTGATAATATCCTCACTACTTTCATCAGCAAATTTACCTTCTATGGAGAAAAAGTTCTCTCCGAAACGAATATTATTCAGATCAGAATGGTTTAAATAACTTTTAGTTAATGATAAATAATGAACAGCATCTAATAAGTTGGTCTTTCCAATTCCGTTATTACCCACAAAACAATTTATCTTTTCAGAGAAGGAAAATTGTCTTTCAATAATATTTCTGAAATTAAATACTCTTAAATCCTTGAGATACATCATAAGGATTAGCTGGTTTTAGGGTATTCACCAGGATTAGCCTCATTCATAATGTCATAAATTCCTTCAACAATGTCATCTAAAGACGGTTTAGAAAAATAATCACCATCGGAACCGTAGGCAGGTCTATGTTCTTTAGCTGTTATTGTTTTAGGTGCTGAGTCTAAATATCTGAAAGCATCTTGTTCTTCCAATATTTTTTGCATCAAATAGGCACTGGCACCTCCGGGAACGTCTTCGTCAATCACAATTAAACGATTGGTTTTCTTAACACTCTCAGCCACCTGATGTTTAATATCGAAAGGCACTAAAGATTGTGCATCAATTATTTCTATATCTATCCCTAAAGTTGAGAGTTCTTTAGCCGCTTCTGTAACGATTTTCCACGTAGCTCCGTAAGTAACTACTGTAATATCATTTCCTTCTTTGGTAATCTCAATTTCACCAACTGTAGTTGTAAACTCACCAAGATTATTAGGTAAAGCTTCCTTCAATCTGTATCCGTTAAGACATTCAATAATGATACAAGGCTCATCTGCTTGTAGCATGGTGTTGTAAAAACCGGCGGCTTTAATAAAATTTCTGGGAACCAAAATAAAAATACCTCTCAAAAAATGAATTAATCCACCCATAGGTGAACCTGAGTGCCAAATACCTTCAAGTCTGTGTCCACGCGTACGGATAATTAACGGAGCTTTTTGCTTGCCTTTTGTTCTGTAACTAAGGCTGGCTAAGTCGTCACTCATCGTTTGTAATCCATATAACATGTAATCCAGATATTGAATTTCAGCTATAGGTCTTAATCCTCTCATAGCCATCCCTATTCCTTGGCCGATGATGCTAGCCTCCCGTATTCCGGTATCTGTTATTCTGATTTTACCAAATTTTTCCTGTAAACCTTCAAAACCTTGATTAACATCGCCTATTTTTCCTACATCTTCTCCAAAAGCTATAATTTCCGGATATTTTTCAAATAATCGTTCAAAATTATCTCTGACAATAATTCTTCCATCTACCGATTTTGGATTTTCATCATATTCAGGGGATATTGATTTAACTTTTAAAGCGGACCATTGACTATCTGAGTATAATTTAGAATTGTAATTTTCATTTTCTTTTTGAAAAGCTTTATCATACCATTCCAATAACAGCGCCTTACTCGTTAACTTTTCCTCTCTTACGATACGTAAAACTTTCCTTACAAAATGAAAGATATCTTTTTTGTATAAGGTTGAAATACCTAAAAAAGATTCTTTCTCTTTATTGATAAAAGGTTTCTTAGAACTTTCGTTCATAAGGTTATCAATATGAACTAATACTTCTTTTTTAAGAATATCAATATCAGTTCTGAAATTTTTCCAGGCATTCCTCTGGTGCTCTTTAACTAATTCCTTGATTTCATTTTCAATAGTTTCGAGTTCAGTTTCAGACGCTATATGAATTTCAAGATTGCCTTTGTCGTCATACACAACATAATCAAGAATCCATTGCCGGAATTTTTTTATACAATCATGTTCTTTTTCCCATTCTAGTCTTTCGGCGGATTTATACCTTTCATGTGATCCTGAGGTTGAATGTCCTTGAGGTTGAGTTAACTCATTTACATGTACAATTACCGGAATATGTTCTTTGCGGGCAATAGCTTCAGCTTTGGCATATGCATCAATTAAGCCGGCATAATTCCATCCCTGTACTTTAATTATTTCACAACCACTGGTGGAATTTTGGGAGCTTCTTTGGAAACCTTGTAGCAATTCAGAAAAATCCTTTTTAGCCCGTTGTTTAGATGATGCCACCGATATACCATATCCGTCATCCCATATAGATAAAATCATTGGGACATGTAAAGCACAAGCTGCATTTAAAGTTTCCCAGAAATGTCCTTCAGCTGTACTGGCATCACCAATGGTTCCAAAAGCAACTTCATTTCCATTGTTAGAAAACTGAATTTTATTTTTAAGTTTTTCTTCAGATTTGTAAACTTTTGAAGCATAAGCCAGCCCTAATAGTCTGGGTATTTGTGCAGCAGTCGGAGATAGATCAGCCGCATTATTTTTTTGTTCAGTTAAGTTTTTCCACGATCCATCTTCATTAACTAAGTGAGTTGCATAATGGCAATTCATCATTCTTCCTCCCGATTCAGGTTCACGGTTTTCATCCGTATCAGCATATAGCTGTGCAAAGTAATTTTCAATTGTGATTTCTCCTATACTTAAAGCAAATGTCTGATCCCTGTAGTATCCGGAACGAAAATCTCCATTTCGAAAAATTTTAGCCATTGCTATTTGAGGTAGTTCTTTCCCATCACCTAAAATTCCAAATTTAGCTTTTCCGGACAAGACTTCCTTTCTTCCTAATAAACTACATTCACGACTAATTAAACACATTTTATAATCATTAAGTATTTCCTTTCTAAATTCCTGAAAGCTTAGGTTATTTTCTGTGTCTGAAACTGTTTCCTGAATCACTGTATGTAAATTTTTTTAAGATTGAACAAAGTTACAGCTTTTTTTATAACGTAAAATTTTTGATTATTAATTTGTTTCAAAATAAATTAGTATTGAATTAAAATTTCTAAATTTGGTAAATCAACATAAAACATTATGAATAAGGACATAGCTGAAAACACATTCAGGCAAGAGGTTGAAAATAAATATATTGTTTACAATAGTTTGTTTTCAAATTTACCCTATGATGACATGGGGAAGATTGGGGCATTAACACCAATGTTGTATGATTTAAGCAGTAAGGAGCTAAAAAAATCTAAAAACCCCAAAGATATTATCGAAACTTTTCTAACTAAGTTTGCCCATATAAAGAATGATGAAGATAGAAGAAATTTATTGTTCAGAATTATTCAGTTTATAGAAAGAGAAGTCGTTTTATTTGATTCTGTAGAAGATGCATCATTTGATAATATAATTGCTTTAAACCATCAGAAAGGAACACTTGAAAACTTATATCAGGTAGCACAGCAGCAAAAAAAGCTGGATGAAGTTTTTGAAGAATTAAAGACGTTTAAAGTCAGAGTGGTATTTACTGCTCACCCTACTCAGTTTTATCCTAATCCAGTTTTAAGAATTATAGCTGACTTAACAGATGCTATTCAAAAAAATGATATTAACCGTATCAATGATTTACTTCAGCAATTAGGTAAAACTCCTTTTATTAATAAGACGCAACCAACACCTTTGGAAGAGGCCGATAGTATAATTTATTATTTGCGTTATGTTTATTATGATGCCATCGGTCAGCTTCATGAAAAATTATTTTTAGAGCATTATAAACAAGAACAGGAATTTATCCCGGTAATGGAATTAGGGTTTTGGCCGGGTGGCGACAGGGATGGAAATCCTTTTGTAACAGCTGAAATAACTAAAAAGGTTACAGAAGAATTAAGAACAAGCATTATGAAATGCTATTATAACGATCTGAAAAAAATTTCCAGAAGATTAACTTTCAGAGGGGTTTATGAAAAATTAGGAGAATTATCAGATTCAATTTATGAAAACTCTTTTGGTGTTCGTAGTGATTTGACAACCGGTATCATTTTATCGAAAATTGCGGAGGTACGCGAAATTTTAATTAAAGAGCATGATGGTATCTTTCTTAATGAGCTTGACAGATTCTCAAGGCAGGTTAAAACTTTCCGAAGACATTTTGCATCATTAGATATTCGTCAGGATAGTGGAATTCATAATCACATAATAAATGCTATTGTTAAAAGGTATAATCTATCTGACAAATCTTATAATGAGATGGATAAGGAAGAAAAGTTTTATATACTTTTTCAATCCAATATTTTAATCCAGGAAGAAGATTTCGAAGAAGAAATTATTAAAGATACTATCAGGAATATCAAGCAATTACAACAAATACAAAAAGATAACGGAGAGCAGGCTATTCATAGATATATAATCAGCAATTCAACAACTATTTTTAGTGTGTTGGAAGTTTTAGCACTATTTGAATTTTGCGGATATAAAAGCTATGAGATAAATATGGATATTATTCCGCTTTTCGAAACCGTTGAGGGGCTTGATAATGCTGAAGATGTAATGTCTCAGCTATATAATTTACCGTTATACAGAAATCACTTGATGAGAAGAAATGAACGACAAACAATCATGTTGGGATTTTCTGACGGAACAAAAGACGGAGGTTATGTAAAAGCAAATTGGGGAATATTTAAAGCTAAAGAAAAGTTAACGACAGTTTCAAAAGAAAATAAAGTAGAAGTATTGTTTTTTGATGGTAGAGGAGGTCCTCCGGCAAGAGGCGGAGGTAAAACAAGACAGTTTTATGCTTCTCAGGGTCCTACTATAGCCTCTAATCAGATACAGCTGACTATCCAGGGGCAAACCATATCATCATCTTATGGTTCAGTAAACCAGGCAAAACATAATTTTGAGCAATTAATTACTGCAGGAATATCTAATCGGGTCTTTGAAAACAAAAAATTGAACTTAACTGAAGAAGATAGGAATATCCTGGATGAATTATCGAAAATTAGTTATCAGAAATACCAGGAATTAAAAGAACATCCACAGTTTATTTCTTATCTTGAAGAAAGAACCACTGTTGAATATTACGGTAAAGCGAATATTGGAAGTCGACCTTCTAAAAGAAAAAAAACAAGCGGATTACAGTTTAAAGACTTAAGAGCTATTCCTTTTGTAGGTTCATGGAGTTTATCCAAACAAAACGTTCCCGGTTATTTCGGTTTTGGTTTTGCTGTAAAACAGCTTAAAGAAGAAGGCAAAATGCATGAACTTCAAGATTTGTATCAAAGATCGTTATATTTCAGAACTTTAGTACAAAATAGTATGATGTCCATGATTAAGTGTAATTTTCAGTTAACTTCCTATATGAAGAATAATGATAAATTTTCGGATTTTTGGAATGAATTAAACAATGAATTTATTTTGACCAAGGATCTATTATTGGAGGTAAGTAAACAAAATCTTTTGATGGAAAAAGAAGAAATGAATCGTTTGTCTGTTCTTTGTCGTGAAAAAATTATGCTGCCATTACTTATTATACAGCAATATTCTTTGCAGAAAATACATGAAGCAGAAACTGATGAGGAACGCCTAACCTATGAAAGGATGTTAGTACGTACATTGTTTGGTATTATAAACGCTAGTAGAAACTCAGCGTAATAACACGTTTGCAGTTTATTATATTTATATATAGTTACTAATAAAATTAAAAAGAGAGTATATTTCAGTATACTCTCTTTTTTTTATAAGTTGTTAGTAGGTTTAACTTTAGAATAAGGAGTAACCAGAAAATACAAATTAGAAGAAATCCATCCAATCCAGAACAAATATCCGCCCAAATGGAAACGTTCTTTCATTAGTCTGTGTTCATATACAGTTGAAAAATCATAATAGGTATATCCTATTCCAACAATTCCGGTTAAAAGTAAAAGAAAAAAAATCAGTCTGGCTGTATTTAATCTGCAAGTTCTTTTAACAATCCATTGTAAGAAGATGAGAAAAACCTGAATAGCAAAAATTACAAGCGCAGTTTTCCACCAGGTTTTAAAAATTTTATATTCAGTTCGTATTAAATTAATTCCCATTCGCCCCAGCCAAGACATCTTTGACATTAAAAAACCGGCACTAAGCGAAATAAGAAGTTCGAAAATAAGCAGAAGAGAGAGTCTTTTCATTATTAATTTTTTAATTCATAACTAAAAAAACGGATTTTTATTTCATTTAAAATCGTGTTTCTAAAAATAATAAGAATTACATTTGATTTTTATATAATAAATATGATAAAGGCTATTTTTTTTGATATAGACGGAACATTGATAAGTTTTAACACTCATAAAATATCATCCCATACATTAGATGCCCTTCATCAAGTTAAGCAAGACGGTATTAAACTTTTTATTGCTACAGGAAGGCACAAGTTGGAAGTAGATCGTTTTGAAGGATTTGAATTTGAGGGGCATGTGACCATGAATGGTCAATATTGTTATAATGATAAAGAGATAATATATAAAAAGCCGATAGATAAAAATACGGTTCAATCGGTAATAAAACTTGCTGAAGATACCGGGGAAGCGTATATGTTTTTTGAAGAAAATAATGTTTATCTTAACAAAATAAATCATAAAGTAGAAAAAGTCCTTGAAGAAGTAAAAGTTAATAATATACAGATAGAAGAATTAAGTCAGTTTTCTGATAAAGAAATATTCCAAATTGTATGTTTTGTTACTGAAAAAGAAGAAAAAGAAGTGAAAAGCAAGCTTCCTTTATGTGAAATAACTCGTTGGCATCCTTTGTTTATGGATATAAATCCTAAAGGAGGGAATAAAAAAAACGGAATTTTAAAAATGTTAGATTACTATCATATTTCCCCAGATGAGATTATGGCAATAGGTGATGGGGAAAATGATATATCCATGCTGGAAGTGGCTAAATATAGTGTTGCAATGGAAAATGCTTCAGAGCAAGTAAAGTCTCATGCAGGATTTATTACCTCACATGTAGATGATGACGGAGTGGTTAATGCATTAAAGCACTATGGCTTAATTTAAAACTAGAAATACGTCGTTTATATAAATCCTTCAAAGATAATTATATGAGTTTTCAATTATTATATATTTGAATAATTGGTAGATGTAGAGTTTAGTAATTTTTTCTGCCTTCTTTAGACCAGATTAAAAAGTATTTTTCGTAAAATAACACCTTTATATGACGAAGATATATGCGTTTACAATATAATTTTGATAAAGACAATTATTTTTCACTTTATAATTCATAAGATGTTTTATACATAAAATGTTTTAATATTTTGCGCTTTTTCAATAAACTTAAGTGACGTATAATAACGAGGCTGTTATGTAGATGGAATAATTTGTGTAATATAAATAAAATGGTAATAATATTGAAAAAAATAAAATACAAAAAAAATGTAATTGGTTGTTGTATAAACAGATATAAATGATATAAGCCAGCCCGAATCTTTTTTATAAAAATTTTTAAAAATTATTTATGGAAAAATGTTAAAAATTGAATCTAATAAGAAAAATTAATAAATCTTAAATAAAATACAATGAAACTAGTAACAAAAATTTTAGTAGTAGCAGTTTTAGGAAGTCTTATTATGTCTTTCGGTAAACATTCTAAAGATCAAATTATTGATGAAAATGATCCTAAAAAAGAACTTTCACATTTCCCGGCAGCTAAAGAAGGAATGGTACGTTATGTTATTTTTTTAGATAAAAAGTCAAACGAAGATTTATATAAGGTAGAATTAATTCCTGGAAAAGTAATGAATGTTGATTGTAATATTCATAGGTTAATAGGGAAAACAGAAGAAAAAGATTTGGAAGGATGGGGATATACCTATTTTGAATTTTCTTCAGAAGGTAATGCTATTTCGACACGCAAAGGATGTCCTAACCAAACAAATAGCAACAAATTCATATCATCAGAATCAATGATGGTAAGGTATAACAGTAAGTTGCCGATTGTTGTTTATGCACCTAAAGGGTATGAAATTAAGTATAAAATATGGGAAGCAGGAAAGCTTAAAAATTCATCAGCTAACTAAAAAAATTTTAAAACCTATACAAAAAACCTTCTTAGAATTTCTAAGAAGGTTTTTTTATAATAACATAGGGTTTAAATTCCACGATTAATTTTAGAGAGAGTTTCATTTACTGAAAAGTATTGTACATCAAACTTTTCAATTCCTAAGCCTTGAATTCTTTTGGCGTGCATATCCATATAATTTTCAGCCGTTTCCTTATTTTCAAATAAATAAATGCCACCAGCCTTTCCTGTTTCCGGGTTTTCCGTCCATATTTTAGAA contains these protein-coding regions:
- a CDS encoding HU family DNA-binding protein — its product is MNRAEVLIKISKDTGIKVEDCEKVLDSFENILDEKISNSKGVGNAFDKVYQLMSFIKRRKDKN
- the recF gene encoding DNA replication/repair protein RecF (All proteins in this family for which functions are known are DNA-binding proteins that assist the filamentation of RecA onto DNA for the initiation of recombination or recombinational repair.), translating into MYLKDLRVFNFRNIIERQFSFSEKINCFVGNNGIGKTNLLDAVHYLSLTKSYLNHSDLNNIRFGENFFSIEGKFADESSEDIIKLQVQSGQKKIIKKNNKAYEKLSDHIGKYPCVMISPYDQNLITEGSEYRRKFMDGMICQINPEYMHVLIRYQKALAQRNALLKLFITNNFYDEFSLEIYDSELIKNGTIIHKLRKEFIITYVPKFIEFYSILSGLKENVAIRYISDLDDKPFEQILKDSLGRDRAASYTTQGIHKDDLLFTLFDYPIKKYGSQGQQKSFLISLKLAQLQHIKEKSSKNPVLLMDDIFDKLDEHRVSQLVKLVHKEEFGQIFLSDTHKERIEKIVKQISSDYRIFDL
- a CDS encoding alpha-ketoacid dehydrogenase subunit alpha/beta is translated as MQETVSDTENNLSFQEFRKEILNDYKMCLISRECSLLGRKEVLSGKAKFGILGDGKELPQIAMAKIFRNGDFRSGYYRDQTFALSIGEITIENYFAQLYADTDENREPESGGRMMNCHYATHLVNEDGSWKNLTEQKNNAADLSPTAAQIPRLLGLAYASKVYKSEEKLKNKIQFSNNGNEVAFGTIGDASTAEGHFWETLNAACALHVPMILSIWDDGYGISVASSKQRAKKDFSELLQGFQRSSQNSTSGCEIIKVQGWNYAGLIDAYAKAEAIARKEHIPVIVHVNELTQPQGHSTSGSHERYKSAERLEWEKEHDCIKKFRQWILDYVVYDDKGNLEIHIASETELETIENEIKELVKEHQRNAWKNFRTDIDILKKEVLVHIDNLMNESSKKPFINKEKESFLGISTLYKKDIFHFVRKVLRIVREEKLTSKALLLEWYDKAFQKENENYNSKLYSDSQWSALKVKSISPEYDENPKSVDGRIIVRDNFERLFEKYPEIIAFGEDVGKIGDVNQGFEGLQEKFGKIRITDTGIREASIIGQGIGMAMRGLRPIAEIQYLDYMLYGLQTMSDDLASLSYRTKGKQKAPLIIRTRGHRLEGIWHSGSPMGGLIHFLRGIFILVPRNFIKAAGFYNTMLQADEPCIIIECLNGYRLKEALPNNLGEFTTTVGEIEITKEGNDITVVTYGATWKIVTEAAKELSTLGIDIEIIDAQSLVPFDIKHQVAESVKKTNRLIVIDEDVPGGASAYLMQKILEEQDAFRYLDSAPKTITAKEHRPAYGSDGDYFSKPSLDDIVEGIYDIMNEANPGEYPKTS
- a CDS encoding phosphoenolpyruvate carboxylase codes for the protein MNKDIAENTFRQEVENKYIVYNSLFSNLPYDDMGKIGALTPMLYDLSSKELKKSKNPKDIIETFLTKFAHIKNDEDRRNLLFRIIQFIEREVVLFDSVEDASFDNIIALNHQKGTLENLYQVAQQQKKLDEVFEELKTFKVRVVFTAHPTQFYPNPVLRIIADLTDAIQKNDINRINDLLQQLGKTPFINKTQPTPLEEADSIIYYLRYVYYDAIGQLHEKLFLEHYKQEQEFIPVMELGFWPGGDRDGNPFVTAEITKKVTEELRTSIMKCYYNDLKKISRRLTFRGVYEKLGELSDSIYENSFGVRSDLTTGIILSKIAEVREILIKEHDGIFLNELDRFSRQVKTFRRHFASLDIRQDSGIHNHIINAIVKRYNLSDKSYNEMDKEEKFYILFQSNILIQEEDFEEEIIKDTIRNIKQLQQIQKDNGEQAIHRYIISNSTTIFSVLEVLALFEFCGYKSYEINMDIIPLFETVEGLDNAEDVMSQLYNLPLYRNHLMRRNERQTIMLGFSDGTKDGGYVKANWGIFKAKEKLTTVSKENKVEVLFFDGRGGPPARGGGKTRQFYASQGPTIASNQIQLTIQGQTISSSYGSVNQAKHNFEQLITAGISNRVFENKKLNLTEEDRNILDELSKISYQKYQELKEHPQFISYLEERTTVEYYGKANIGSRPSKRKKTSGLQFKDLRAIPFVGSWSLSKQNVPGYFGFGFAVKQLKEEGKMHELQDLYQRSLYFRTLVQNSMMSMIKCNFQLTSYMKNNDKFSDFWNELNNEFILTKDLLLEVSKQNLLMEKEEMNRLSVLCREKIMLPLLIIQQYSLQKIHEAETDEERLTYERMLVRTLFGIINASRNSA
- a CDS encoding Cof-type HAD-IIB family hydrolase → MIKAIFFDIDGTLISFNTHKISSHTLDALHQVKQDGIKLFIATGRHKLEVDRFEGFEFEGHVTMNGQYCYNDKEIIYKKPIDKNTVQSVIKLAEDTGEAYMFFEENNVYLNKINHKVEKVLEEVKVNNIQIEELSQFSDKEIFQIVCFVTEKEEKEVKSKLPLCEITRWHPLFMDINPKGGNKKNGILKMLDYYHISPDEIMAIGDGENDISMLEVAKYSVAMENASEQVKSHAGFITSHVDDDGVVNALKHYGLI
- the eco gene encoding serine protease inhibitor ecotin — encoded protein: MKLVTKILVVAVLGSLIMSFGKHSKDQIIDENDPKKELSHFPAAKEGMVRYVIFLDKKSNEDLYKVELIPGKVMNVDCNIHRLIGKTEEKDLEGWGYTYFEFSSEGNAISTRKGCPNQTNSNKFISSESMMVRYNSKLPIVVYAPKGYEIKYKIWEAGKLKNSSAN
- a CDS encoding monooxygenase; the encoded protein is MILIQLSFDFPPSMMGEELVKVGKDLADSINNEAGFISKIWTENPETGKAGGIYLFENKETAENYMDMHAKRIQGLGIEKFDVQYFSVNETLSKINRGI